The following are from one region of the Corylus avellana chromosome ca1, CavTom2PMs-1.0 genome:
- the LOC132168112 gene encoding uncharacterized protein LOC132168112, translated as MSKFKTIDSFFKRKEVDILKSNTPLEFNAETSNPNEHHLKSPRVEDEEHPFESPIAETQEIHFKSSKLNVNEVDVSSIERDPGLRPPMWDYPVNRRDEIRRAYLKDGPNRFILTNYPLSGLENHPRCFQASWFTQFPWLEYSRSKDAAYCLPCYHFTMKRDGRLGWDWLAFQGCPYRSHDETLDSKNRGNFLEKIKILASYNDNVVSVVLENAQKSAKYTSHTIQTEILQVIANTSELTLKNGISDVLSHRCLDIQNIRGQGYNGAALLAASREVSSVHEFFTNLNFVINVASASSKCHDQLQVVHATQIPHMRPIGKLETGKWANQIGTLKRANDSRWGSYFNSICSLIRMFDATCTVLENVGREGGTYSQRGDAKKKSQDILNAIHSVSITKKLIQKLRDDGWDNLHENIVSFSKKAEIDIPDSSARYIEGRGCNKKNHITVEHHDHFDIFNTTIDLQLQELDSRLGEKAMELLTLSSALDPKDAYKAFKIDNICILAEKYYPFDFSEQEKINLRYQLRYFELDMLIDLTLQNLSSIAELCQ; from the exons ATGTCTAAGTTTAAAACTATTGATTCattcttcaaaaggaaagaagtcGACATTTTGAAAAGTAATACACCGTTGGAATTTAATGCCGAAACTTCAAATCCCAATGAGCATCATCTTAAATCTCcaagggttgaagatgaagaacatcctTTTGAATCTCCAATTGCGGAAACACAAGagattcattttaaatcatcaaAACTCAatgttaatgaagttgatgtttcTTCTATAGAGCGAGATCCAGGATTACGTCCTCCGATGTGGGACTATCCAGTCAATCGACGTGATGAAATAAGAAGGGCTTATTTAAAAGATGGTCCAAATCGATTTATTCTTACAAATTATCCACTTTCTGGACTAGAAAATCACCCTCGTTGCTTTCAAGCCTCTTGGTTCACACAATTTCCTTGGCTTGAGTATTCTCGTTCTAAGGATGCTGCATATTGTCTACCATGTTATCATTTTACTATGAAACGAGATGGACGTCTTGGATGGGAT TGGCTTGCATTTCAAGGATGTCCTTATAGAAGTCATGATGAGACTCTTGATTCAAAAAATCGAGGTAATTTTCTTGAGAAGATTAAGATTTTGGCATCATACAATGATAATGTTGTAagtgttgttttggaaaatgctcAAAAATCTGCAAAGTATACTTCACATACAATTCAAACGGAGATTTTGCAAGTCATTGCAA ATACATCGGAATTGACTCTAAAGAATGGAATATCTGATGTTCTCTCTCATCGTTGCCTCGATATTCAAAATATCCGTGGACAAGGATATAATGGTGCTG CATTACTTGCTGCATCTAGAGAGGTGTCTTCTGTTCATGAgttcttcacaaatttgaacTTTGTTATCAATGTGGCCAGTGCTTCAAGTAAATGTCATGATCAACTACAAGTTGTTCATGCAACACAAATTCCACATATGCGACCTATTGGTAAGCTTGAAACTGGAAAATGGGCTAaccaaattggcactttgaaacGAGCTAATGATTCTCGTTGGGGTTcttattttaattctatttgtagcCTAATAAGGATGTTTGATGCTACTTGTACAGTGCTTGAAAATGTTGGAAGAGAAGGAGGTACTTACTCTCAACGAGGAGATGCTAAG AAAAAATCTCAAGACATTTTGAATGCTATTCATTCAGTTTCTATTACAAAAAAACTTatccaaaagttgagagatGATGGTTGGGATAATTTGCATGAGAACATTGTCTCTTTCTCCAAGAAAGCTGAAATTGACATTCCAGATTCGAGTGCTCGTTATATTGAAGGTCGAGGTTGTAATAAAAAGAATCACATTACAGTGGAGCATCATgatcattttgacatattcaatacTACTATCGACCttcaattgcaagagcttgaTAGTAGGTTAGGTGAAAAGGCGATGGAACTTTTAACACTTAGCTCTGCTTTGGATCCAAAAGATGCTTATAAAGCctttaaaattgacaatatatgtATCCTTGCGGAAAAGTATTAtccctttgatttttctgagcaGGAGAAAATCAATTTGAGATATCAGTTGAGGTATTTTGAACTTGATATGCTTATTGATCtgacattacaaaatttgtcttccatTGCAGAATTATGCCAATGA